In the genome of Candoia aspera isolate rCanAsp1 chromosome 12, rCanAsp1.hap2, whole genome shotgun sequence, the window CGATTATAACAGTAGCAATTTTTTCTGAAGAAGGCTTAAATTAAATAAGCCTTGATTGGACCACTTATGTATGTTCTTGCAGTTTACAGCATTATTAAGAGAATTCCACTGTTCATACTTTGTTTCCAGCTTTAGCTGAAGCAGCCTATAAAGGAAGCAAAGTTCCCTTTGTTCTGTTCTTCAAGACGGTCAGACAACTATACAGTAGATGGTTCCCAAGACTCATTTTGCAACACTCCCACAAAGCAGGTTAAAGTAATGTGTAAGCCAGCTATTGCCTTTTTATAGTGCATGGTTTTTAGTATTACGTGAACCAGCCAGAAGAGGCTTATTCTGCAAGCCATAGTTAAGCAAACTAAGACTTAGGATAATGCTGATCTCATCAAAAGTGATTGGCCCAGAATCATGCATAAAGTAGATAAAGATTTGAACCTGATTCTGCTATCATCACTATAGGGAAACCTAGTAGAAAGCTCCCCACTTAAAGAGCGGAAGTCCTCCTCTAGGTAAAAAGAAACTCAGCTGTAGAGTTCACACAACCAAAATGGCAGGAATGCATATGGAGCTAGAGGTTGTTGTTAGTCATTCACACAAACTgaattcacatatcatgctaaatcACGGTTTGTTTTAAGTATTGTTTGCTGAACAAGCCACAGTTGTCTGGTTCCTGCATACTCCACCATAAATCATCATTTAGAAATCACAACAATTTCTAAAACTAAACCATCTCTTgggcaaaaccaaacaaaccacattaaatAAGAGGATAaggtatgtgaacccagccacataTCTGACTTTTCACTTCCAGTGTAGCATGAACTGTCGGCTAGTCAAGGGGAAAAAGTTGTATTTGTATAAGAAATGGGTGAAAAAAGCACTATTgggatatttaaaaatatgaaaaaaaaacttttaatcgCTCAAGCTTTTACTATTACCTGATTGAAGAAGCATTCACATTTCATGCTTTTTGGCAGTGCCTAAGCCAGTGTTTTCcaatcctggcaactttaagatgtgtggactttaagtcccagaattccccagtcaggatgctggctggggaattctgggaattggcccacacatcttaaagttgccaagattggaaaacactggtctaagcctTTTCCATGTGCTAAATGTGATTACTACTGGATCATATGAGTCAAATGTCATTGCTAGAGGTTATTCAAGCCCTCTCTGGTATGTCAGCCTTCTATTATTAGGATTTTGTTTTGAGTATGAGGCCCGTGCGTCATTGCAATAATGGTCTCAAGCGATACAGCCTAGCCAAAGATTAGCTACCTCAAGGAGAACTGAGTCTCCAAAATCCAGCGTATTGGCCCTACCCAAGAGGAAGCGATTGATGGAAACAGAGATTCTCTTGCTCAGGAACTGCAACTGAAATGAAAGGCagcaaaatataataaagaactAAAATGGTCTGCTAGATAAacccaaatatatatttaattttcagcAGCTAGctctctaaaaaaaaatccaatcataGGAATATTTCAACAAACATTCCACTCCAGCACATTAACCTAGGTCTTACTTTTTGCAGACGGATCAGATTCCCACCATGCTGTCCCTTCAGAGAGAAAAGATTTCTCCCTAGAAGAGTTTGTATCATGAAAATGGCTAGGTTCACTCTCAGAGTCTGGCGTTTCTCCTGATGGTTCCTCTTCCAATTCCTCTGACATCTGCTCAATGTAATTTTGGGTTAGCTGTCTTTCAAACCCGTGCTGATCAGACTTATCATACGATACATTGCCAGCAGATCCCTCTACTCCTGCTGCAGCCTCCACTTCTTCCAGGACTATATCAAAAAGGGATCGTTGAGAAGCTGTTGATCGTCTTCCGCTCACTTTGACCCCTGGAGAAAAACAAATCTCAGCTGTTGGCCTGTTGGCCTTTGGCGTAGACATACAAATTCCATCTGGCTTGTTCAAGGCAGATACCTCTTTAGGACAACTCCCATCCAGGTCATCTATTAATttatcctcttcctcttcatcatcccaaataataattttaataggtTTCTTTTTCCGCCACCCAAAACTCTCTCTGCTATCCATCAAAGCATCACATGGGCTTTTGGAATTATCTATGACCACAGAGCCCTTTACATCTTTGCTGGTCTGGAGGCTTCTATCGTCCCCATATTCTCCCCCAACAGATTCAGCTGCAGAGCTATAGTGGCTATCTAACCTCAGCTGGAATCCTTCATTTTCTGTCTCCTCCAATGACATGTCTTTTCCTGAGATGGTTTGTGGTCCATCCTCAGAATCCTCCAAGGCAAAAGTGAAACTGACCGGAtaggaggaggaaatggcaagAGATTCATTGTCCTGCATGGTTTCTCTTGCTCCAGATTTCTGCAGTGCACTGCTTTCTGACATTTTCCTAGCCATTGTCTCATGTGGTGCTACAGCATCTAGTTCATTAATTTTGCAGGCATCTCCATGAGAGCTTGGAAGAACATCAAGTGACATTTCAGTCTCCATTTGGTGCATGCTATCGTCAGAAGGATACACAACTGACTGCTGCAAAGGTTTCATCTGGACATCTATAAGCTCACTTCTTGCTTTTGGAGATGGATCGCAAGAGATCATTTTGGACTCAGAGTTGATGTTGCCTTCAACAGATAATGAGAGAGCTCGGGGAAAAGATGATACAACATGTAGACTCTCATTTTGCTCATCTTTTTGTAATCTGGTTGGCTTATATCCTTTGTTCTCAGAATGTTGAACATCTGTATTAGTTATATGGAAAACTATTTGCTCATCATCTGTATCCTTGGCAGGTAGATCAAAGATTGCATTGGATTCAGGACTGTAGTTCTCCTTGTTGGAAACTGAGTGAATCTGAAAAGGAGATGTAGGACCTATCCCATGCTTTAGCTCACACACTTGGAATCTGGAAAATTTGTGCTCTTTCTCCTCAGAAGGCAAGAGAGTCATATTAGAAATATTCTGAAGCTTTTGTTCCACAGCTACATCTTCACTGATCAGACCAGTCATTTTAGAACTCAGATTGGCCATATCACTAACATCATCATTTTCACTGTCACTCACAAGATCAATAACTTCATTACTGATTACAGGGCGAATAAATACAGGTGAGGCAACAACAGGACTTGGAGGAAAATTTAGTGATTTTTTCTTTGATGAAGTGGTTGATTCCATGACTCTTGGGCTTGTTCCTTCAGATATGGATGGTACAGGAGTGTCACTTGGTGAAGACTTCAGTGGCTTCTTTTTTGGCTGAGTGGATGACTCCGTATCTCTCAGCCATGCTCCTTCAGTCATATTTCTGATATTTCCCATCAGCTGGTCATTCAGCTGTGATTCTAGTTCTACCAATTCTTGGGCTTTTTGGACCCTTCGTTCAATGTGCTCTTTCTCCTCAGAAGGCAAGAGAGTCATATTAGAAATATTCTGAAGCTTTTGTTCCACAGCTACATCTTCAATGATCAGACTGGTCATTTTAGAACTCAGATTGGCCATATCACTAACATCATCATTTTCACTGTCACTCACAGGATCCATAATTTCATTACTGATTACAGGACCAAGAAATACAGGTGAGGCAACAACAGGACTTGGAGGAAAATTTAGTGATTTTTTCTTTGATGAAGTGGTTGATTCCATGACTCTTGGGCTTGTTCCTTCAGATATGGATGGTACAGGAGTGTCACTTGGTGAAGACTTCAGTGGCTTCTTTTTTGGCTGAGTGGATGACTCCGTATCTCTCAGCCATGCTCCTTCAGTCATATTTCTGATATTTCCCATCAGCTGGTCATTCAGCTGTGATTCTAGTTCTACCAATTCTTGGGCTTTTTGGACCCTTCGTTCAATGTGCTCTTTCTCCTCAGAAGGCAAGAGAGTCATATTAGAAATATTCTGAAGCTTTTGTTCCACAGCTACATCTTCAATGATCAGACTGGTCATTTTAGAACTCAGATTGGCCATATCACTAACATCATCATTTTCACTGTCACTCACAGGATCCATAATTTCATTACTGATTACAGGACCAAGAAATACAGGTGAGGCAACAACAGGACTTGGAGGAGAATTTAGTGATTTTTTCTTTGATGGAGTGGTTGATTCCATGACTCTTGGGCTTGTTCCTTCAGATATGGATGGTACAGGAGTGTCACTTGGTGAAGACTTCAGTGGCTTCTTTTTTGGCTGAGTGGATGACTCCGTATCTCTCAGCCATGCTCCTTCAGTCATATTTCTGATATTTCCCATCAGCTGGTCACTCAGCTGTGATTCTAGTTCTACCAATTCTTGGGCTTTTTGGACCCTGTGTTCAATGTACCTGTGGGCTTCCTCATTTTCAGCTTCATCACTATGTGCCATTTCATGTGTGTACATCAAATCATGGTCAGAAATGCCAAATATCTCCAGTGAATGGATATATGCAATGTGCTCATCCAACTGAGTATCTGTTTTCCTTTGGGTGGCATGTAAGGACTGCAGCTGCAGCTGCGTGGCTGAGCTTCGTATGTCTTCTAATGTGAACAGCTCTCTTAGCTCTTGCATAGTGAAATAGCGATAGGGATTTTTCTTATCTCCTGTGCTTTGACGTATTAAGGAATCTTTGAAGACCTGTCTTCTATAGATCTTCTCTTCCACCGTCCCACAAGTAATTAGCCGGTAGATTATGACATTCTCTTTTTGGCCGATCCTGTAAGCTCGGTCCACAGCTTGAGCATCTGTAGCTGGATTCCAGCTAGGATCAAAAATCACAACTCGGCTGGCAGCTGTTAAGGTTAAACCGGTCCCACCAACTTGAGTAGTAAGCAAAAAGACAGAGTAGTCTCCATCTTTCTGAAACATACTAATCCTCTTCTCTCGTTCCATCAGATGGTTCACTGTCCCATCAATGCGCACAAGCTTAAAGCACCGGTGAGTTAAGATGCGCTCTATAATATCCAACATTTTTCGTGACCGGGAAAACACCAAGGTTCTATGTCCCTCTTCTTGTAGCCTTTCCAGCAGCGCCACCAGGAAACCCAGCTTTCCTGACTCCTGAAGCAGCACCTCATCAGAAATATGCCCAATTTTCCTCTTCGTGTCTCGAGGATCACGAGGTTCATTTTCACCAACTTCCTGTTCACTATAACTGGATACTTCCAGCCCAAGTTGACCACATGATCGATCTGACAAGAGCCTTGGGTGATCACAGAGCTTCTTCAGGATTTCAAGTGCAGCCAGTGGGGACCTTGTAGACATCAACAACTCCTTGATATGATCCAAAGACAGAAAATTCCTATATATTTCCTTTTGTACTGGTGCTAAGAACACCCATACAATGAAGTCATTTTTTCGAGGAAGAGAAGGCATGGCAAGAGCAACATCTTTACTCTGGTCTCCAGGAAGGTGGCTTGGAAGTTCAGGCTTATTTTCCTTCTGTAGCACATCTTTAGTCCGTCTCAGAAAATATGGCTTAATGATGGACTTCAGGTTTTCTGAGATTTTAAGTCCCAGAGCTTTCTCTCCCGGAGTGGCGTCTTTTGTCCTAGCTCTTGTGATAGGATTCTCGTATTCCATCCGGAAGGTTTTGACTGTGCCTAAAAGTGAAccttgacaagcaaagtcaaagagaGCCCACAGTTCTTTGAGGTTGTTTTGGACCGGGGTCCCTGTGAGAAGGATGTGGTGTTTGGAAGGAATGGCGTGCACAGACTTCGTCGTTTTGGCAGATGGACATTTAATTTTATGTGCTTCATCAAGAATGATATAGTCCCAAACGAACTCTTTCCCACCAAAGCTAGAAatctgctgccagttgttgaggATCATCTGGTAGGTTGTGAGCAAgatgccatttctcctctggatCCGCTCCAGAGATCTGTTGCGTTCAGCTTTGCAGACCCCGTGAAAGACTTTCACTCGCAGGCCTGGAGTCCACTTTGCAAACTCTTTCATCCAGTTGTTAACAAGGGTGGTTGGGACAGCAATCAACACGGAACGGATGAGTTCGGCATCAAACATGCCAGAGAGGAACGCAATGACCTGAATAGTCTTCCCGAGTCCCATGTCATCTGCCAGGATGCCACCCTTCCTTCTGTCTTGATGTAATTTGTACAAGAAAGCAACCCCTTCTCTCTGATGCTCAAAGAGTTTGTCATGCATTTCTCCGTACAGCATTAGTCCGCTCTGACACACATCCACAAACCCATCGTCCTCCTGGTCCACAGCCAGAGCAGCGATGGCATTCTCTAACTTTTTTATGTTCGCCGTCAGCTTTTCACTGAAATGGATTTCAAGAGCCTGTTGGAACAACTGGACAGAGGCTTCCAAATTCCCGCTTCTGGCCTCCTGTTTCGCTTGGGCCACGTAACTGTAAAATCAAAAGGCAGTTCTGTAGTCAGAAACAAAAACAGCTCAAGGGCAGGGAGACTATGAACATGGGAATTATTTTAGTGCTTTCAGCCTATGTAACATAAATGCCTCTGATACCCACTCTCATGTTTATTGGGCAGTGCTGGTGGTAGCATGTCTTTCTGGGATAGTACTAAAATCATGGGAGGTCTGCAAATCTGAAAAATCCACACATACTCCTGGGTGGCATTATcaccctctttctccttcctcctcctgaacAGCCGAGTTCCACTATCAGAGAACGGTTGGTTGCAAACTCTTCCACAGCCTCAAGAAGACAGCTTGGCAAACTTATTCTCCACCTTCAGGAAAAGTTCTCTCTTGCTTTAAAAGTGACCATCTCAAAATCCCAGCTAACTTCAGGATGCCCTAGAGGGTCTATCAAATAGCAGTCAGAGGCTCATTATATTTTGTACTAATAATAACtattttttttgtgccttccagTCATTGTTACAATCTGTTTGATAGTCATGATACTGAGTGTGTATCTTCAAGTCAGTttcgactcctggtgactgcctggactagtccctgcagttttcttggcaaggttttttggaagtgttttgccattgcctccttcctagggttgagaggaagtgactggcccaaggccacccagctgacttggtgcctaaggtaggaccagaactcaccgtcttccagtttctagcctggcaccctaaccactacaccaaactggctctcaataactAATAACAGTGACTACTTAGGACTTCATAAAAAACGATTCTGTGCCTCCCTACTATTAACAAGGGCACCATAGCTCTCCCCTTGTGCTTACACACTACTGTACATTCTTGCTGAAAGTCTGCTCAGAACCACCTGTATTACATTTTAGGCTGCTGGCAAGACAGATTTTGTAGCTATTAATCTTCTGCCTGGCCTTTTCTCTCCATTCTTCCTTTGTGGCTTGATATCCAGCTTAAAGAAGAGACATATAGAATTCAGAGCCTGATACACTATTTTATGAGTATGTTTTACACTGATTTGGGTCAGTTCTAATCTTACTGTACTGATTTTCTTCTTAGTGGACCAGTAATAGCTATTCTGTTTTGTGTATCAGAGCTCAGCTGTCCCCAAATGAAGATCTTCCAGGCATGTACTCAACTTCTATAATTCCCAGCTGTttatgggtgttgaagtccagcATTCCTGGAGGATGCCAGATTAGAGAAGGACCAATATACAACTGTACATGTTTTTACCCTCTAAGTCCCACTGCTTTCAGCGAGGCTTACTTCCAAATAATTTAAGATATAATTCCAACCTTAATCTCCCTCTCactccagattttatttttaagcaactGATGCAGCCAAGGTTCTTTGCTGACATTATTAGCAAACAGGACTTTAACCTTCTGAAACTTTAGCCATAGAGTGGCTGGGTCCACATATTGTTCTAAGTTGTACtttgtttaaccatagtttacagAATAAGTCACAGCTGGCTTGGCTCACCATACGCTAAggcaatttggtgtagtggttaaggcactggcctagaaaccaggagacaagaGTTTGGGCTGGTTAATTGAGCCCTAAGCCTTCCTGGATGGCCTTAGTATACTCTCATTCTTCTTCCAAAATAAGCATCCTGCTGGCCCCCGGTTTTGCCTAACTCTTACCCACCTCCCATTGATAAAGGACCCCCTtaacagaaagaggaaagaaagaaacaaaaagaggaaTACAATGATACGGAACACCCCCTCCCCTCAATCCTGCCAAGCCCATCCACAAAGAAAGGGCTTGCCAGAAGCAAACCAGGATACGCCCCTTCCCCATAAATGCACCCCTCCCGAAATACCTGCGGTACTCTTGCGCTTGCTCAGGGTGCAAGCCCAGCGGTTCcgccataattttgcaagaacGCGGAAAAAAGGCGCTCCGGCTTGCTCAGTTAAAATTCAAACTTGCGCTCCAAGGCGCCGGCCTTTCCGACCTATCGCTGAGCGGCATGCAAATGAGATAGAGGAGGACTAGCCATTCAGGCCCTTCCGAACccgacttccccagccagccatggggaatactgggagttgaagtccacacatcttaagagtggccaaggttgagaaacactggtctaccatCTGTTCCTGAGTGATTAGGTGGGCTCGTTTTCCTCCAAATGGGTTAGACGCAGATTTTAACACTCCAAATCGCCACTGGGAGGGCAGGCTGGGGGTAAAAACGAGAAACACTTGCGCCTTTCTTCTAGCGGTAAACCCATAATCACGCTAATTTTAGCTCCGTTTTATTTCAAGCGCATCCTCATGGTATTAAATCCCCGTTTTCTGACCGCTTGAGAAAGTACGAATGAATACAGCCCCGGGACATCTTCCAAGGACAATCGCATCGGGCTGCGCTCTCGGGGAGCAGGCGGTATAAGGCACCTCGGGTGTGTCGGACTACACTTTCCATCagtcccagccagcctggccagtGATTCGGGGCCACGACAGAGCTGCAGTCCAAACCTCTGCAGGGCATTAACGTGCTGGGTTCCGCTAATGGGAGCGAGGCTAGCAATGAAGGTCCTTCTGAGCAGCTAGCGATTTAAAATGAGTCGTGTATCCTCGTGTGAAAGgtagtaaaaatattaaaaacagagagagagcGCAATTGATAAATCTTGCTGACTCCGATTTCCCTCCTCACCCATCAGGTTGACCATTAATCAGGAATGATGGGGGAGTGAATCTCCATAGGTCTGGATAGACCAATTTCCTGCCTTCCGCGTCCAAGGCGACTTCCCGGGTGCGAGGTACTACATATCCCATCGTGACCCTACTTcgcaggggatgatgggagctctCGCCCATCTAGGTTTCCCGGGTGAAAAGCTTTCAAGCCCTGCAGTTACCTCTCCTTCCCGGCAGGGCGCAGCCTCCGCCTCGCCCGGTGACGCTACCCAAGAAGGCGAAGCTCCATTGGCTGGGAGGAGGAGCCTCGCACCGTTGCTGCCCTCTCAGTGGCTTCGAGAGACGGCGCCCCCATTGGCTCCCATTGAGCGCATGCGCCTCCGTGGATCCCTTCAACCGTagcctccctcctctctctcctcctcaaGCTCCGCGTGACGTGATGTTGACGGAAGAGGCGGGGAGTGAGGCTCGCCGGGCGGAGGCGGAAGCAGGAAGCCCGCTCCTGAGAGACAAACGAAGACCCAGCAGGTCGCCGGGACTGACCCGCCTCGACCTGTTTTGCGCTGTCGCTTGACGAGGCCCGGACCTGAAGCGCCGTCATGTCTAATATGGAGAGTATCCTGGGTGACGCCCGTCGGGAAAATGCGGCGCGCCTAGATTGGTGGTGGGGACAAGCAAATCCCGCCTCTTGGCGTGATTGATGGGGCGGGGGCGTGGCTAGTGGCGGACCCCGACAGCAGGAGGCGCCACTGAGGGGGGGTATTCGCGTGGGAGGAGCCTCAGAGACCGATTGCTTTCCCTATTGGTGCTTCTGGCCTGGAGTGACAGCGGGGGCGGCccgtggggtggggtgagggcgTCTTCCTCTCTTCGTGGCGGAATGTTCCCTTGTGGGAACTTTATGGAGAATGTTTATCTCCCCCTTTTCCCCCCAGGGAGAAATCTGCGCCTCTTTCCCTCCTTGCAACAACCCTGAGCAGGCGAGAACGTTCTAAGGATCCCCAAAAGTGTTGGGGTATCCCCATTTTATCTCCTTGCTTTGTCCCTTGAAGGATTAGaccagt includes:
- the LOC134504515 gene encoding DNA excision repair protein ERCC-6-like; protein product: MLYGEMHDKLFEHQREGVAFLYKLHQDRRKGGILADDMGLGKTIQVIAFLSGMFDAELIRSVLIAVPTTLVNNWMKEFAKWTPGLRVKVFHGVCKAERNRSLERIQRRNGILLTTYQMILNNWQQISSFGGKEFVWDYIILDEAHKIKCPSAKTTKSVHAIPSKHHILLTGTPVQNNLKELWALFDFACQGSLLGTVKTFRMEYENPITRARTKDATPGEKALGLKISENLKSIIKPYFLRRTKDVLQKENKPELPSHLPGDQSKDVALAMPSLPRKNDFIVWVFLAPVQKEIYRNFLSLDHIKELLMSTRSPLAALEILKKLCDHPRLLSDRSCGQLGLEVSSYSEQEVGENEPRDPRDTKRKIGHISDEVLLQESGKLGFLVALLERLQEEGHRTLVFSRSRKMLDIIERILTHRCFKLVRIDGTVNHLMEREKRISMFQKDGDYSVFLLTTQVGGTGLTLTAASRVVIFDPSWNPATDAQAVDRAYRIGQKENVIIYRLITCGTVEEKIYRRQVFKDSLIRQSTGDKKNPYRYFTMQELRELFTLEDIRSSATQLQLQSLHATQRKTDTQLDEHIAYIHSLEIFGISDHDLMYTHEMAHSDEAENEEAHRYIEHRVQKAQELVELESQLSDQLMGNIRNMTEGAWLRDTESSTQPKKKPLKSSPSDTPVPSISEGTSPRVMESTTPSKKKSLNSPPSPVVASPVFLGPVISNEIMDPVSDSENDDVSDMANLSSKMTSLIIEDVAVEQKLQNISNMTLLPSEEKEHIERRVQKAQELVELESQLNDQLMGNIRNMTEGAWLRDTESSTQPKKKPLKSSPSDTPVPSISEGTSPRVMESTTSSKKKSLNFPPSPVVASPVFLGPVISNEIMDPVSDSENDDVSDMANLSSKMTSLIIEDVAVEQKLQNISNMTLLPSEEKEHIERRVQKAQELVELESQLNDQLMGNIRNMTEGAWLRDTESSTQPKKKPLKSSPSDTPVPSISEGTSPRVMESTTSSKKKSLNFPPSPVVASPVFIRPVISNEVIDLVSDSENDDVSDMANLSSKMTGLISEDVAVEQKLQNISNMTLLPSEEKEHKFSRFQVCELKHGIGPTSPFQIHSVSNKENYSPESNAIFDLPAKDTDDEQIVFHITNTDVQHSENKGYKPTRLQKDEQNESLHVVSSFPRALSLSVEGNINSESKMISCDPSPKARSELIDVQMKPLQQSVVYPSDDSMHQMETEMSLDVLPSSHGDACKINELDAVAPHETMARKMSESSALQKSGARETMQDNESLAISSSYPVSFTFALEDSEDGPQTISGKDMSLEETENEGFQLRLDSHYSSAAESVGGEYGDDRSLQTSKDVKGSVVIDNSKSPCDALMDSRESFGWRKKKPIKIIIWDDEEEEDKLIDDLDGSCPKEVSALNKPDGICMSTPKANRPTAEICFSPGVKVSGRRSTASQRSLFDIVLEEVEAAAGVEGSAGNVSYDKSDQHGFERQLTQNYIEQMSEELEEEPSGETPDSESEPSHFHDTNSSREKSFLSEGTAWWESDPSAKSKT